The window ACCGGTGCCGGGGCGCCGACCGGGATCAGGTCCTCGTCGACCGGGCAGTACGCGCGCGCGGCGATCGCCAGCGAATGGTCGTACACGGAACCGGCGCCGGCCAGGTTCCAGTACGTGTGGTTGGTCAGGTTGACGACCGTCGGCGCGTCCGTGGTCGCGCGGTAGCCGATGCGCAGCCGGGAGCCGAGGCGGTAGGTCACCTCGACCGCGAGGCGGCCGGGGTAGCCCTGGTCGCCGTCCGGGCTGACCAGCGTGAGCCGCACGCCGTCCGGGACCGGGGTTGCCGACCACACCCGCGTGTCGAACCCCGCCGGGCCGCCGTGCAGGCTGTTCTTCCCGTCGTTGACCGGCACCCGGTGCAGGACGCCGTCGAGGGCGAACGCGCCGCCCGCGATGCGGTTGGCGAACCGGCCGATCACCGCGCCGAGGAACACCCGCGGGGCGCCGGGCCGGTTGTTCGCGACGTAGCCGTCGAGGTCGGGGTGGCCCAGGACGACGTCGGCCGGCCGGCCGGAACGGTCCGGCGCCGACACGGACTGGATGACCCCGCCGTAGTCGAGCACGCGCACGGTGAGCCCGCCGGGCCGGGACAGCGTGAACCGGTGGACGTCGGTGCCGTCGACGCGCCCGAACACCTCCCGGGTGACTTCGGTAAGCGTCATCGGCGAACCCTCCGCAAGCGCTGTTAGCGCTAACAGCATGCGTGAGGCGGCGCCGTGCGGTCAAGGGTCCGTACCGGCGGCATCATCCGCCGCGGCGCCAAGCTGATCTACCCCTACGCCGAAGCCACCGTGCCGAAGGTGACCGTGGTCGTCCGCAAGGCCTATGGCGGCGGCTACGCGGTGATGGGCTCGAAGCACCTCGGCGCAGACGTCACCCTCGCCTGGCCCACCGCGGAGATCGCGGCGATGGGCGCAGAAGGCGCGGTGCAGGTGCTCTACCGGCGCGAGCTGGCCGAGCTGCCGCCGGAGCGCCGGGCCACGGCTCGAAGACGGCGGAAGCGCTGCACCGGGCCTACTGCGCGGCGGGTGTTCGCGAGCAGTGGCAGACGTACGTTGCGGATCACGCCACCGGAATCCTCGCCGGAAACGCCGACGCGCACCAGTGGATCGTCAAGCGCTTCACCGGAGAGCAGGCGCCGTCCAACTGCTGAGCACGGTGGACCGGCCCGGTCCCCGGCGTCAGACCTTGCTCGCGGCGAAGGCGGCAGCGTCGGAGGCGTCGCCGCCGTAGCTCAGGTGGGCCAGGAAGTTGGCGCCGCCCGGCTGGCAGACCGGATCGCCGTTGGCGCAGTAGTCCATGGTGCGGCTCTGGTAGGTCCCGGTCACCTGACGGCCGACCGCGCGGATCGGGTTGCCGAACAGCAGCACCGCCGCGATCCGCGGGGCCAGCTCGGGCGGGATGGTCGCGACGATCGGGCCGCCGACGACCGCGCCGTCGCTGCTGACGCCGAGCGAGTTGTCGACGACGTTGGCGCCCTGGGAGTAGCCGACCAGGACGAACCGCTGCTGCGGACAGGCGGCGGCCTGCGCCCTGACGTGGTTCACCAGGTCGGTGTTGCCCTTCTGCACCGACGCGGGCTCACCCAGGTCGGCCGGGTAGTTCACGGGGTAGCTGCTCAGCGAGCGCGGCCGCAGCGAACTCTGCACGGCCTGGTAGACGGGGTCGCCGACGACGAGGCCGAGCGTGCCCGGCTCGAACGTGCCGCGGGCGACCGGCACGTCGACGTCGGTGCAGGACGCGGCCGAGGCGGCCGGGGCGGTGGCGATGGCGAGGCCGGCGGCGGCGAGGCCGGCCGTGGTGACGGCGGAGAGCAGGACACGACTCATGGATGATCACACCTCTGGTGGCCGGAAACCGAATTCCCGCAAGCGCTTTCCCGAAAGGGATTCGTGCGGGTCACGGCAGCGTCGCAGTGACCGCCGATCGGAGGCAAGAAAAGATTTCCGGCCGCACCGGGAATTGTCTGGCGGGTGACAATCGGTCCGCTGTGGACGCTCAGGTGGCGTGCTGCCCGGCGTCGACGTGGTCCAGCAGAGCGGGGTCGAGACCGCGCAGGGCGGCCATCACGAACCCGGTGGCCAGTTCGCCCGCCGCGATCGGGTCGACGCCGGGGGAGTGGGAGACGTGCATCGCGGCCTGGCCGACCAAGCCGACCATCATCGCGGCGAGGAGGTCCGCACCGGGGCCGGGCGTGCGGCCGTGGGCGCGCAGGTGCGCCCGGACCCGGTCGACGACGTGGGTGGTGACGGTGTCGGCCAGCGCGCGGCGCTCGTTCGACATCTCGTCGACGGCGGAGTCGAACACCATGCGGAAGCTGTCCGGGTGGGCGCTCGCGTAGCTGAACATGGCCATCACGGCGAGCCGGACGCGTTCTTCGAGCGGAGTCGCGGCCGCCGTTTCGTAGGCGGTGAGCACCCAATTCCGCACCGCGGCGACCTCGCGCGTCACGGTGGCGCGGAAAAGCGCCGCCTTGTCGCCGAAATGCGCGTACAGGGTCGGCTTGGTGGTGTCGGCGCGTTCGGCGATCAGGCCCATGGTCGCCTGCGCGTAGCCGCGTTCGGCGAACACCGCGCGGGCGGCGTCGAGCAGTTCGCCGTCGGTCGGCCGGGCGGCCGTGCTCCGGCGGGTGCTGGATCGATCAGGGGAACTCGGCCGGCTCATGGCGGTGTACTGTACGGTCTCGCTGCTTTACCGCTCGGTAAAGCACACCCGCCCCCGTGGAGGGAACCTGGTGTCCGGCGACGGTGCTCGGCAGCAAGTCCCGGTGACGCAAGAGGTGTTCGGGCGCACGGAGCTGGCCGCGCTGATGCGGCCGGCGGTCCCGGCGCTGGTGGACTGGATCGTCCGGGAGGTGTGGCAGGCCGTCCCGGTGTACGCCCGCCACGGCCAGGTGACCCGGCACGGCGTCGAGTGCGCCGTGGTCCTCTTCGTCGACCTGGTCGAGGATCCGTTCGCGCCGCGGGACCGGCTGTACGAGACGTGCCGCCGCCTCGGCGCGGGCGAGGCCTACGAAGGCCGGACCCTCGACGACCTCCAGGCGGCGTACCGCCTCGGCACGCGCGCGGGCTGGCGCTGGATCATGCGCCTGGGCCGCCGGCACCGGCTGTCGTCGGCGGTGATGGCGCGCCTGGCGGAGATGTTGTTCGGCTACGCGGACGAGCTGGCCCGGATGTCGATCCGCGGGCACCGCGAGGCGCAGGCCGAGCTCGACGGCACGCAGGCGGGCCTGCGCCGCCGCCTGCTGCGGCTGGTGACCGGCCCGGTGGCGGTGACGGACGCGGTCCTCGCCGAGCTCGCGGCGGCGGCCGGGTGGCCGCTCCCGTCCGAAGTGGCGGCGGTGGCCCTGAAGTCCACAGTGGACCCGTCGTGGGGTCCCGAGGTGCTGGCCGACCTCGAGCCGCCGCAGCCGTACCTGCTGGTGCCGGCCCCGGTGGACGCACGGTTCTGCGCGTCCCTCGGCGTCCGGGCCGTGGTGGGGCCGCCGGTGTCCCCGGCGGCGTCGGCGCATTCCCTGCGCTGGGCGCGGGCGACGCTGCGGCTGGTGGGCGACGGCGCGCTGCCGGACGCCCCGGTGACGTGGTGCGCGGAGCACCTGACGACGCTGTGGCTGCTCGGTGACGCGCCGCTGGCGGACCAGGTGGCCCGCCAGGAGCTGGCGCCGCTGGCCCAGTTCCCGGAGCGCAGCCGGCGGCGGCTCGGCGAGACTTTGCTGTCGTGGCTGGAGAACGGCGGCAACTCGGAGAAGATCGCGGTGGATCTCTCGGTGCACCCGCAGACGGTCCGCTACCGCGTCCGGCAGCTGAAGCAGGCTTTCGGCGAGCGGCTGGAGGACCCGGAGGCGCGGTTCGCGATGCAGGCGGCGCTACGGGCGTCGGCGTTGCGGTCCCGGGGCGCGTGAAGGCCCTCCCGGCCGGGGACGCCGGCGAGGAGGGCCGTCACTTCAGTTCTTCACCAGCGCGGTCACGGCTTCGGCGAGCGGGGTGGTCGGGCGGCCGATGAGGCGGCGCAGGTCGCCGGACGCCGTCGCCAGCTCGCCCTCGGCGATCCCGCGGTCGGCGTCGGCCAGCATCGCCGCGACCGGGTCGGGCAGGCCGGCGTCGACGAGTGCCTGCCGGTACTGCTCGACCGGCAGGTTCTCGTACGTGACCGGAGTGCCCGCGGCGGCCGTCACCGCGGCGGCGAGGTCGGCGTAGCTCCACAGGTCGTCGCCCGCCAGCTCGTACACCTGGCCCTCGTGGCCTTCGCCGGTCAGGACCTCGACGGCTGCTTCCGCGAAGTCGATCCGCGGGACGCCGCCGAGCCTGCCTTCGCCCGCGGTTCCGGCGAAGGACCCGGATGCCAGCGCTTGGGCGACCGTCTGCGCGTAGTTCTCGGTGTACCAGCCGTTGCGCAGGAACGTGAACGGCACGCCCGACGCCCGGATGGCCTCTTCGGTGGCCTTGTGGTCCGGCGCGAGCGACAGCTTCGTCGTGTCGGCGGCCAGAATGCTCGTGTACGCGAGGTGGCCGACGCCGGCCTCGCGGGCGGCCGCGACGACGGCTTCGTGCTGGGCCAGCCGTCCGCCGGGGGTGCTGCTCGAGATCAGCAGCACCTTGTCCGCTCCGGCGAACGCCGTGGCGAGGCTCGCCGGATCGTCGTAGTCGGCGCGGCGCACCTGCACGCCGCGCGCGGCGAACTCGGCGGCCTTCTCCGGGTCGCGCACGGCCGCGACGACGTCGGCGGCCGGGACCTTCTTCAGCAGGCCTTCCACGACCAGGCGGCCGAGCTGGCCGGTGGCTCCGGTGACCACGATCATCTGCTTCTCCTCGCTCCTGGGTTGCTTACCGACAGAGTGTACTAACTCTGAGAAAGTGCAAACTGTTGGTGAGCATCCTCACCTGGGCGTCCCCGTTCGGCGAGGTACCGTTGACGGCATGACCGAGGCGCCGGAGTGGCTGGACGAGCACGGACAGGTGGTGTTCGACGTGTTCGCGCAGGCGTGCACGTCCCGGGCGACGCTCGAGCACATCACCGGCCGCTGGGGGATCCTGGCGATGGCCGCGCTCCACGACGGCACCCTCCGGTTCAACGCCCTGCGCCGCCGCGTGTCGGGCGTCAGCGAGAAGATGCTCGCCCAGACGCTGCAGGCCCTCGAGCGCGACGGCTTCGTGCACCGCGAGGCCCAGCCGACGATCCCGCCGAAGGTCGAGTACAGCCTGACCCCGCGCGGCCGCCGGACCGCGGCGCTGCTGCTGGCGCTCATCCAGGACGTCGAGGGTCAGATGCCCGAGGTCATGGAGTCCAACGCGACGTACGACGCGGCGAAGCGCGACTCGTAACCGGTTCTGGCCGTTCCACCCGGGCTCAGGCTCGCACACCTTGCCCAAAGTTGGAACGTGTTCTAGTTTTGTGACGTGCAGACCGATCTGGGCTTGTCCGGCGCCGTCGTGCTCGTCACCGGCGGCGTCCGCGGCGTGGGCCGGGGCATCAGCGACGTGTTCCTCGCCCACGGCGCCCACGTCGTCACCTGCGCCCGCCGCGAAACCGCCACGAACGCGGAGTTCCACGCCTGCGATGTCCGGGACGAATCGCAGGTCGAAGCCTTGATCAAGCGGATCGTCGCCGATCACGGCCGCTTGGACGTCGTAGTGAACAACGCGGGCGGCGCCCCCTACGCTCCGGCAGCCACCGCGTCGCCGCGGCTGCACGAGAAGATCGTCCAGCTGAACCTGCTGGCCCCGCTGCTGGTCTCGCAGCACGCCAACGCCGTCATGCAGCGCCAGGACAGCGGCGGCGCCATCGTGATGATCTCCAGCGTCAGCGGCACCCGCGCGTCACCCGGGACCGCCGCCTACGGCGCCGCGAAGGCCGGGCTCGACAACCTCACCGCCAGCCTCGCCGTCGAGTGGGCGCCGAAGGTGCGCGTCAACGCGCTCGACGTCGGCATGGTGCGCACCGAGCAGGCCCACCTGCACTACGGCAGCGAGGCCGCGATCGAGGCCGTCGGCAAGACCGTGCCGCTCGGACGGCTCGCCGAGCCCGAGGAGGTCGGCGCGTGCGCCGCGTTCCTCGCCTCCGGCCTGGCTTCCTACGTCTCCGGCGCGACCCTGCGCGTCCACGGCGGCGGTGAGGTCCCGGCGTTCCTCGCCGCGGCCGACGTCAACCAACGGGAGGATTCGTGAGCGGGTTGTGCCAGGACCGGGTGGTCGTGGTGACCGGCGCCGGCCGCGGCATCGGACGGGCCCACGCGCTCGCCTTCGCCGCCGAGGGCGCGCCGGTGGTGGTGAACGACGTGGACGGCGACGCGACCGCCGGAGTCGTCGCCGAGATCGAGGCCCTGGGCGGGCAGGCGGTGGCGAACACCTCCGACGTCGCCGACTGGGCCGGGGCGAGGGACCTGA of the Amycolatopsis sp. NBC_01488 genome contains:
- a CDS encoding SDR family oxidoreductase produces the protein MIVVTGATGQLGRLVVEGLLKKVPAADVVAAVRDPEKAAEFAARGVQVRRADYDDPASLATAFAGADKVLLISSSTPGGRLAQHEAVVAAAREAGVGHLAYTSILAADTTKLSLAPDHKATEEAIRASGVPFTFLRNGWYTENYAQTVAQALASGSFAGTAGEGRLGGVPRIDFAEAAVEVLTGEGHEGQVYELAGDDLWSYADLAAAVTAAAGTPVTYENLPVEQYRQALVDAGLPDPVAAMLADADRGIAEGELATASGDLRRLIGRPTTPLAEAVTALVKN
- a CDS encoding aldose epimerase family protein; its protein translation is MTLTEVTREVFGRVDGTDVHRFTLSRPGGLTVRVLDYGGVIQSVSAPDRSGRPADVVLGHPDLDGYVANNRPGAPRVFLGAVIGRFANRIAGGAFALDGVLHRVPVNDGKNSLHGGPAGFDTRVWSATPVPDGVRLTLVSPDGDQGYPGRLAVEVTYRLGSRLRIGYRATTDAPTVVNLTNHTYWNLAGAGSVYDHSLAIAARAYCPVDEDLIPVGAPAPVFGTPFDFRHPAPIGARLADPDPQLAIGGGYDHNWVLDKGSPFAARAWDPTSGRLLTMWTTEPGVQFYSGNHLGSPGAGFALEAQHFPDSPNRPDFPSTVLRPGEVYEQETVFELTTADRMPVE
- a CDS encoding SDR family oxidoreductase, with protein sequence MQTDLGLSGAVVLVTGGVRGVGRGISDVFLAHGAHVVTCARRETATNAEFHACDVRDESQVEALIKRIVADHGRLDVVVNNAGGAPYAPAATASPRLHEKIVQLNLLAPLLVSQHANAVMQRQDSGGAIVMISSVSGTRASPGTAAYGAAKAGLDNLTASLAVEWAPKVRVNALDVGMVRTEQAHLHYGSEAAIEAVGKTVPLGRLAEPEEVGACAAFLASGLASYVSGATLRVHGGGEVPAFLAAADVNQREDS
- a CDS encoding cutinase family protein gives rise to the protein MSRVLLSAVTTAGLAAAGLAIATAPAASAASCTDVDVPVARGTFEPGTLGLVVGDPVYQAVQSSLRPRSLSSYPVNYPADLGEPASVQKGNTDLVNHVRAQAAACPQQRFVLVGYSQGANVVDNSLGVSSDGAVVGGPIVATIPPELAPRIAAVLLFGNPIRAVGRQVTGTYQSRTMDYCANGDPVCQPGGANFLAHLSYGGDASDAAAFAASKV
- a CDS encoding winged helix-turn-helix transcriptional regulator — encoded protein: MTEAPEWLDEHGQVVFDVFAQACTSRATLEHITGRWGILAMAALHDGTLRFNALRRRVSGVSEKMLAQTLQALERDGFVHREAQPTIPPKVEYSLTPRGRRTAALLLALIQDVEGQMPEVMESNATYDAAKRDS
- a CDS encoding helix-turn-helix domain-containing protein, translated to MTQEVFGRTELAALMRPAVPALVDWIVREVWQAVPVYARHGQVTRHGVECAVVLFVDLVEDPFAPRDRLYETCRRLGAGEAYEGRTLDDLQAAYRLGTRAGWRWIMRLGRRHRLSSAVMARLAEMLFGYADELARMSIRGHREAQAELDGTQAGLRRRLLRLVTGPVAVTDAVLAELAAAAGWPLPSEVAAVALKSTVDPSWGPEVLADLEPPQPYLLVPAPVDARFCASLGVRAVVGPPVSPAASAHSLRWARATLRLVGDGALPDAPVTWCAEHLTTLWLLGDAPLADQVARQELAPLAQFPERSRRRLGETLLSWLENGGNSEKIAVDLSVHPQTVRYRVRQLKQAFGERLEDPEARFAMQAALRASALRSRGA
- a CDS encoding TetR/AcrR family transcriptional regulator; protein product: MSRPSSPDRSSTRRSTAARPTDGELLDAARAVFAERGYAQATMGLIAERADTTKPTLYAHFGDKAALFRATVTREVAAVRNWVLTAYETAAATPLEERVRLAVMAMFSYASAHPDSFRMVFDSAVDEMSNERRALADTVTTHVVDRVRAHLRAHGRTPGPGADLLAAMMVGLVGQAAMHVSHSPGVDPIAAGELATGFVMAALRGLDPALLDHVDAGQHAT